A stretch of the Sylvia atricapilla isolate bSylAtr1 chromosome 30, bSylAtr1.pri, whole genome shotgun sequence genome encodes the following:
- the ARNT gene encoding aryl hydrocarbon receptor nuclear translocator isoform X4 — MAATAASAEMASDVSSLGAAVGSGSSGSGAQAGGAAAQRPSKRRPGLDFDDDGEGNSKFLRCDDDPMPNDKERFARSDDEQSSADKERLARENHSEIERRRRNKMTAYITELSDMVPTCSALARKPDKLTILRMAVSHMKSLRGTGNTSTDGTYKPSFLTDQELKHLILEAADGFLFIVSCETGRVVYVSDSVTPVLNQPQSEWFGSTLYEQVHPDDVGKLREQLSTSENALTEGTKPWCLSTKDAAAPPENASKGRILDLKTGTVKKEGQQSMRMCMGSRRSFICRMRCGNSSVDPVAVNRLSFMRNRCRNGLGAAKDGEPHYVVVHCTGYIKAWPPAGVSLPDDDPDAGQGSKFCLVAIGRLQVTSSPNCTDMNNVCQPTEFISRHNTEGIFTFIDHRCVATVGYQPQELLGKDIVDFCHPEDQQLLRDSFQQVVKLKGQVLSVMFRFRSKNREWLWMRTSSFTFQNPYSDEIEYIICTNTNVKNSSQESRPALANSMPRPQLGQSVSLPLDMGTAPLPSRQQQPPQAELEVGPGRESLAGYEHSQVPVQPVSAAGPEHSKPLEKAESLFSQERDPRFGDIFPGISTDQSKASTMPANPPLFAQGNTFTAARPTENFRSSSMVPPVNIIQQQSSPAGRILSQISRHSTPAQQVASQTVKTRPPSFGMGTFQGTPSSFSSMAAPGSTASPTTVPYPALASRGTGFTAAEAAQTPAPFQPRAADAVGMWPQWQGQHHGPGSGEQHVQQPQPSQPEVFPDMLTMLGDQGPNYNNEEFPELNIFPSFSE, encoded by the exons ATGGCCGCCACCGCCGCCAGCGCGG AGATGGCCTCCGATGTTTCCTCGCTGGGTGCAGCCGTGGGCTCCGGGAGCTCGGGGTCGGGAGCTCAGGCTGGAGGAGCCGCTGCTCAGAGGCCCAGCAAGAGACGGCCCgg gctCGATTTTGATGACGATGGAGAAGGGAACAGTAAATTCCTCAG ATGTGATGATGACCCAATGCCAAACGATAAAGAGAGATTTGCCAG gtcTGATGATGAGCAGAGCTCAGCGGATAAGGAGAGACTTGCCAG GGAGAACCACAGCGAGATCGAGCGCAGGAGGAGGAACAAGATGACCGCCTACATCACGGAGCTGTCGGACATGGTGCCCACGTGCAGCGCCCTGGCCCGCAAGCCGGACAAGCTGACCATCCTGCGCATGGCCGTGTCCCACATGAAATCCCTGCGTGGCACTGGCAACACCTCCACAGATGGCACCTACAAACCCTCCTTCCTCACCGACCAG gAGCTCAAACACCTGATCCTGGAGGCAGCTGATGGCTTCCTGTTCATCGTGTCGTGCGAGACGGGCCGCGTGGTCTACGTGTCGGACTCGGTGACGCCGGTGCTGAACCAGCCCCAGTCCGAGTGGTTTGGCAGCACCTTGTACGAGCAGGTGCACCCCGACGACGTGGGCAagctgagggagcagctctccACCTCTGAGAACGCCCTCACAG AGGGAACCAAGCCCTGGTGCCTTTCTACCAAGGATGCTGCAGCCCCCCCCGAGAATGCATCTAAAG GTCGTATTCTCGATTTGAAGACGGGGACTGTGAAGAAGGAAGGGCAGCAGTCCATGAGGATGTGCATGGGCTCCCGGAGATCTTTCATCTGCCGAATGAG GTGTGGCAACAGCTCTGTGGATCCAGTTGCTGTCAATCGTCTCAGCTTCATGAGGAATCGCTGCAG GAATGGTTTAGGTGCAGCCAAGGATGGAGAACCTCACTACGTCGTTGTACACTGCACGGGCTACATCAAAGCCTGGCCCCCAGCAG GTGTTTCCTTGCCTGACGATGACCCCGACGCTGGCCAGGGCAGCAAGTTCTGCCTCGTGGCCATTGGCAGGCTCCAG GTGACCAGCTCCCCCAACTGCACAGACATGAACAATGTGTGCCAGCCCACAGAGTTCATCTCCCGACACAACACCGAAGGAATTTTCACCTTCATCGACCACCGGTGCGTGGCCACCGTGGGTTACCAGCCCCAG GAACTTTTGGGGAAAGACATTGTGGATTTCTGCCATCCAGAAGACCAGCAGCTTTTACGGGACAGTTTTCAGCAG gTGGTGAAGTTAAAAGGTCAGGTTCTGTCAGTCATGTTCCGCTTCCGATCCAAAAACCGGGAATGGCTGTGGATGAGAACCAGCTCCTTCACCTTCCAGAACCCCTACTCGGATGAGATCGAATACATCATCTGCACCAACACCAACGTCAA GAACTCGAGCCAAGAGTCCCGGCCTGCCCTGGCAAACTCCATGCCAAGGcctcagctggggcagagcGTCAGCCTTCCCCTGGACATGGGCACGGCCCCACTGCCCTCAAG GCAGCAGCAACcaccccaggcagagctggaagtgGGCCCAGGAAGGGAGAGCTTGGCTGGCTACGAGCACTCACAG GTGCCCGTCCAGCCCGTGAGCGCTGCCGGCCCCGAGCACAGCAAGCCCCTGGAGAAGGCTGAGAGCCTCTTCAGCCAGGAGCGGGACCCACGCTTCGGGGACATCTTCCCTGGCATCAGCACAG ACCAGAGCAAAGCCAGCACCATGCCAGCCAACCCTCCCCTCTTCGCCCAGGGAAACACCTTCACTGCTGCACGGCCCACTGAGAACTTCAG gagcagcagcatggtCCCTCCAGTGAACATCATCCAGCAGCAGTCCTCCCCCGCCGGCCGGATCTTATCCCAGATTTCCCGGCACTCCACGCCAGCTCAG CAAGTGGCATCGCAGACAGTGAAGACCCGGCCGCCTTCCTTCGGCATGGGGACATTCCAGGGCACGCCGTCCTCCTTCAGCTCCATGGCAGCGCCGGGATCCACGGCTTCTCCCACCACGGTGCCGTACCCGGCCCTGGCCAGCCGTGGCACAGGCTTCA CAGCCGCGGAGGCAGCGCAGACCCCGGCCCCGTTCCAGCCCCGCGCCGCCGACGCCGTGGGGATGTGGCCACAgtggcagggacagcaccacGGGCCAGGATCCGGGGAGCAGCAcgtgcagcagccccagcccagccagcctgAGGTCTTCCCA GACATGCTGACCATGTTGGGGGACCAAGGGCCCAACTACAACAATGAAGAATTCCCAGAGTTGAATATATTCCCTTCTTTCTCCGAATAA
- the ARNT gene encoding aryl hydrocarbon receptor nuclear translocator isoform X2, whose product MAATAASAEMASDVSSLGAAVGSGSSGSGAQAGGAAAQRPSKRRPGLDFDDDGEGNSKFLRCDDDPMPNDKERFARSDDEQSSADKERLARENHSEIERRRRNKMTAYITELSDMVPTCSALARKPDKLTILRMAVSHMKSLRGTGNTSTDGTYKPSFLTDQELKHLILEAADGFLFIVSCETGRVVYVSDSVTPVLNQPQSEWFGSTLYEQVHPDDVGKLREQLSTSENALTEGTKPWCLSTKDAAAPPENASKGRILDLKTGTVKKEGQQSMRMCMGSRRSFICRMRCGNSSVDPVAVNRLSFMRNRCRNGLGAAKDGEPHYVVVHCTGYIKAWPPAGVSLPDDDPDAGQGSKFCLVAIGRLQVTSSPNCTDMNNVCQPTEFISRHNTEGIFTFIDHRCVATVGYQPQELLGKDIVDFCHPEDQQLLRDSFQQVVKLKGQVLSVMFRFRSKNREWLWMRTSSFTFQNPYSDEIEYIICTNTNVKNSSQESRPALANSMPRPQLGQSVSLPLDMGTAPLPSRQQQPPQAELEVGPGRESLAGYEHSQVPVQPVSAAGPEHSKPLEKAESLFSQERDPRFGDIFPGISTDQSKASTMPANPPLFAQGNTFTAARPTENFRSSSMVPPVNIIQQQSSPAGRILSQISRHSTPAQVSGTTWAPGTRPVFTPQQVASQTVKTRPPSFGMGTFQGTPSSFSSMAAPGSTASPTTVPYPALASRGTGFTAEAAQTPAPFQPRAADAVGMWPQWQGQHHGPGSGEQHVQQPQPSQPEVFPDMLTMLGDQGPNYNNEEFPELNIFPSFSE is encoded by the exons ATGGCCGCCACCGCCGCCAGCGCGG AGATGGCCTCCGATGTTTCCTCGCTGGGTGCAGCCGTGGGCTCCGGGAGCTCGGGGTCGGGAGCTCAGGCTGGAGGAGCCGCTGCTCAGAGGCCCAGCAAGAGACGGCCCgg gctCGATTTTGATGACGATGGAGAAGGGAACAGTAAATTCCTCAG ATGTGATGATGACCCAATGCCAAACGATAAAGAGAGATTTGCCAG gtcTGATGATGAGCAGAGCTCAGCGGATAAGGAGAGACTTGCCAG GGAGAACCACAGCGAGATCGAGCGCAGGAGGAGGAACAAGATGACCGCCTACATCACGGAGCTGTCGGACATGGTGCCCACGTGCAGCGCCCTGGCCCGCAAGCCGGACAAGCTGACCATCCTGCGCATGGCCGTGTCCCACATGAAATCCCTGCGTGGCACTGGCAACACCTCCACAGATGGCACCTACAAACCCTCCTTCCTCACCGACCAG gAGCTCAAACACCTGATCCTGGAGGCAGCTGATGGCTTCCTGTTCATCGTGTCGTGCGAGACGGGCCGCGTGGTCTACGTGTCGGACTCGGTGACGCCGGTGCTGAACCAGCCCCAGTCCGAGTGGTTTGGCAGCACCTTGTACGAGCAGGTGCACCCCGACGACGTGGGCAagctgagggagcagctctccACCTCTGAGAACGCCCTCACAG AGGGAACCAAGCCCTGGTGCCTTTCTACCAAGGATGCTGCAGCCCCCCCCGAGAATGCATCTAAAG GTCGTATTCTCGATTTGAAGACGGGGACTGTGAAGAAGGAAGGGCAGCAGTCCATGAGGATGTGCATGGGCTCCCGGAGATCTTTCATCTGCCGAATGAG GTGTGGCAACAGCTCTGTGGATCCAGTTGCTGTCAATCGTCTCAGCTTCATGAGGAATCGCTGCAG GAATGGTTTAGGTGCAGCCAAGGATGGAGAACCTCACTACGTCGTTGTACACTGCACGGGCTACATCAAAGCCTGGCCCCCAGCAG GTGTTTCCTTGCCTGACGATGACCCCGACGCTGGCCAGGGCAGCAAGTTCTGCCTCGTGGCCATTGGCAGGCTCCAG GTGACCAGCTCCCCCAACTGCACAGACATGAACAATGTGTGCCAGCCCACAGAGTTCATCTCCCGACACAACACCGAAGGAATTTTCACCTTCATCGACCACCGGTGCGTGGCCACCGTGGGTTACCAGCCCCAG GAACTTTTGGGGAAAGACATTGTGGATTTCTGCCATCCAGAAGACCAGCAGCTTTTACGGGACAGTTTTCAGCAG gTGGTGAAGTTAAAAGGTCAGGTTCTGTCAGTCATGTTCCGCTTCCGATCCAAAAACCGGGAATGGCTGTGGATGAGAACCAGCTCCTTCACCTTCCAGAACCCCTACTCGGATGAGATCGAATACATCATCTGCACCAACACCAACGTCAA GAACTCGAGCCAAGAGTCCCGGCCTGCCCTGGCAAACTCCATGCCAAGGcctcagctggggcagagcGTCAGCCTTCCCCTGGACATGGGCACGGCCCCACTGCCCTCAAG GCAGCAGCAACcaccccaggcagagctggaagtgGGCCCAGGAAGGGAGAGCTTGGCTGGCTACGAGCACTCACAG GTGCCCGTCCAGCCCGTGAGCGCTGCCGGCCCCGAGCACAGCAAGCCCCTGGAGAAGGCTGAGAGCCTCTTCAGCCAGGAGCGGGACCCACGCTTCGGGGACATCTTCCCTGGCATCAGCACAG ACCAGAGCAAAGCCAGCACCATGCCAGCCAACCCTCCCCTCTTCGCCCAGGGAAACACCTTCACTGCTGCACGGCCCACTGAGAACTTCAG gagcagcagcatggtCCCTCCAGTGAACATCATCCAGCAGCAGTCCTCCCCCGCCGGCCGGATCTTATCCCAGATTTCCCGGCACTCCACGCCAGCTCAGGTCAGCGGGACCACCTGGGCTCCAGGGACACGGCCGGTGTTCACACCCCAG CAAGTGGCATCGCAGACAGTGAAGACCCGGCCGCCTTCCTTCGGCATGGGGACATTCCAGGGCACGCCGTCCTCCTTCAGCTCCATGGCAGCGCCGGGATCCACGGCTTCTCCCACCACGGTGCCGTACCCGGCCCTGGCCAGCCGTGGCACAGGCTTCA CCGCGGAGGCAGCGCAGACCCCGGCCCCGTTCCAGCCCCGCGCCGCCGACGCCGTGGGGATGTGGCCACAgtggcagggacagcaccacGGGCCAGGATCCGGGGAGCAGCAcgtgcagcagccccagcccagccagcctgAGGTCTTCCCA GACATGCTGACCATGTTGGGGGACCAAGGGCCCAACTACAACAATGAAGAATTCCCAGAGTTGAATATATTCCCTTCTTTCTCCGAATAA
- the ARNT gene encoding aryl hydrocarbon receptor nuclear translocator isoform X6, translated as MAATAASAEMASDVSSLGAAVGSGSSGSGAQAGGAAAQRPSKRRPGLDFDDDGEGNSKFLRCDDDPMPNDKERFARSDDEQSSADKERLARENHSEIERRRRNKMTAYITELSDMVPTCSALARKPDKLTILRMAVSHMKSLRGTGNTSTDGTYKPSFLTDQELKHLILEAADGFLFIVSCETGRVVYVSDSVTPVLNQPQSEWFGSTLYEQVHPDDVGKLREQLSTSENALTGRILDLKTGTVKKEGQQSMRMCMGSRRSFICRMRCGNSSVDPVAVNRLSFMRNRCRNGLGAAKDGEPHYVVVHCTGYIKAWPPAGVSLPDDDPDAGQGSKFCLVAIGRLQVTSSPNCTDMNNVCQPTEFISRHNTEGIFTFIDHRCVATVGYQPQELLGKDIVDFCHPEDQQLLRDSFQQVVKLKGQVLSVMFRFRSKNREWLWMRTSSFTFQNPYSDEIEYIICTNTNVKNSSQESRPALANSMPRPQLGQSVSLPLDMGTAPLPSRQQQPPQAELEVGPGRESLAGYEHSQVPVQPVSAAGPEHSKPLEKAESLFSQERDPRFGDIFPGISTDQSKASTMPANPPLFAQGNTFTAARPTENFRSSSMVPPVNIIQQQSSPAGRILSQISRHSTPAQVSGTTWAPGTRPVFTPQQVASQTVKTRPPSFGMGTFQGTPSSFSSMAAPGSTASPTTVPYPALASRGTGFTAEAAQTPAPFQPRAADAVGMWPQWQGQHHGPGSGEQHVQQPQPSQPEVFPDMLTMLGDQGPNYNNEEFPELNIFPSFSE; from the exons ATGGCCGCCACCGCCGCCAGCGCGG AGATGGCCTCCGATGTTTCCTCGCTGGGTGCAGCCGTGGGCTCCGGGAGCTCGGGGTCGGGAGCTCAGGCTGGAGGAGCCGCTGCTCAGAGGCCCAGCAAGAGACGGCCCgg gctCGATTTTGATGACGATGGAGAAGGGAACAGTAAATTCCTCAG ATGTGATGATGACCCAATGCCAAACGATAAAGAGAGATTTGCCAG gtcTGATGATGAGCAGAGCTCAGCGGATAAGGAGAGACTTGCCAG GGAGAACCACAGCGAGATCGAGCGCAGGAGGAGGAACAAGATGACCGCCTACATCACGGAGCTGTCGGACATGGTGCCCACGTGCAGCGCCCTGGCCCGCAAGCCGGACAAGCTGACCATCCTGCGCATGGCCGTGTCCCACATGAAATCCCTGCGTGGCACTGGCAACACCTCCACAGATGGCACCTACAAACCCTCCTTCCTCACCGACCAG gAGCTCAAACACCTGATCCTGGAGGCAGCTGATGGCTTCCTGTTCATCGTGTCGTGCGAGACGGGCCGCGTGGTCTACGTGTCGGACTCGGTGACGCCGGTGCTGAACCAGCCCCAGTCCGAGTGGTTTGGCAGCACCTTGTACGAGCAGGTGCACCCCGACGACGTGGGCAagctgagggagcagctctccACCTCTGAGAACGCCCTCACAG GTCGTATTCTCGATTTGAAGACGGGGACTGTGAAGAAGGAAGGGCAGCAGTCCATGAGGATGTGCATGGGCTCCCGGAGATCTTTCATCTGCCGAATGAG GTGTGGCAACAGCTCTGTGGATCCAGTTGCTGTCAATCGTCTCAGCTTCATGAGGAATCGCTGCAG GAATGGTTTAGGTGCAGCCAAGGATGGAGAACCTCACTACGTCGTTGTACACTGCACGGGCTACATCAAAGCCTGGCCCCCAGCAG GTGTTTCCTTGCCTGACGATGACCCCGACGCTGGCCAGGGCAGCAAGTTCTGCCTCGTGGCCATTGGCAGGCTCCAG GTGACCAGCTCCCCCAACTGCACAGACATGAACAATGTGTGCCAGCCCACAGAGTTCATCTCCCGACACAACACCGAAGGAATTTTCACCTTCATCGACCACCGGTGCGTGGCCACCGTGGGTTACCAGCCCCAG GAACTTTTGGGGAAAGACATTGTGGATTTCTGCCATCCAGAAGACCAGCAGCTTTTACGGGACAGTTTTCAGCAG gTGGTGAAGTTAAAAGGTCAGGTTCTGTCAGTCATGTTCCGCTTCCGATCCAAAAACCGGGAATGGCTGTGGATGAGAACCAGCTCCTTCACCTTCCAGAACCCCTACTCGGATGAGATCGAATACATCATCTGCACCAACACCAACGTCAA GAACTCGAGCCAAGAGTCCCGGCCTGCCCTGGCAAACTCCATGCCAAGGcctcagctggggcagagcGTCAGCCTTCCCCTGGACATGGGCACGGCCCCACTGCCCTCAAG GCAGCAGCAACcaccccaggcagagctggaagtgGGCCCAGGAAGGGAGAGCTTGGCTGGCTACGAGCACTCACAG GTGCCCGTCCAGCCCGTGAGCGCTGCCGGCCCCGAGCACAGCAAGCCCCTGGAGAAGGCTGAGAGCCTCTTCAGCCAGGAGCGGGACCCACGCTTCGGGGACATCTTCCCTGGCATCAGCACAG ACCAGAGCAAAGCCAGCACCATGCCAGCCAACCCTCCCCTCTTCGCCCAGGGAAACACCTTCACTGCTGCACGGCCCACTGAGAACTTCAG gagcagcagcatggtCCCTCCAGTGAACATCATCCAGCAGCAGTCCTCCCCCGCCGGCCGGATCTTATCCCAGATTTCCCGGCACTCCACGCCAGCTCAGGTCAGCGGGACCACCTGGGCTCCAGGGACACGGCCGGTGTTCACACCCCAG CAAGTGGCATCGCAGACAGTGAAGACCCGGCCGCCTTCCTTCGGCATGGGGACATTCCAGGGCACGCCGTCCTCCTTCAGCTCCATGGCAGCGCCGGGATCCACGGCTTCTCCCACCACGGTGCCGTACCCGGCCCTGGCCAGCCGTGGCACAGGCTTCA CCGCGGAGGCAGCGCAGACCCCGGCCCCGTTCCAGCCCCGCGCCGCCGACGCCGTGGGGATGTGGCCACAgtggcagggacagcaccacGGGCCAGGATCCGGGGAGCAGCAcgtgcagcagccccagcccagccagcctgAGGTCTTCCCA GACATGCTGACCATGTTGGGGGACCAAGGGCCCAACTACAACAATGAAGAATTCCCAGAGTTGAATATATTCCCTTCTTTCTCCGAATAA
- the ARNT gene encoding aryl hydrocarbon receptor nuclear translocator isoform X8 has translation MAATAASAEMASDVSSLGAAVGSGSSGSGAQAGGAAAQRPSKRRPGLDFDDDGEGNSKFLRCDDDPMPNDKERFARENHSEIERRRRNKMTAYITELSDMVPTCSALARKPDKLTILRMAVSHMKSLRGTGNTSTDGTYKPSFLTDQELKHLILEAADGFLFIVSCETGRVVYVSDSVTPVLNQPQSEWFGSTLYEQVHPDDVGKLREQLSTSENALTGRILDLKTGTVKKEGQQSMRMCMGSRRSFICRMRCGNSSVDPVAVNRLSFMRNRCRNGLGAAKDGEPHYVVVHCTGYIKAWPPAGVSLPDDDPDAGQGSKFCLVAIGRLQVTSSPNCTDMNNVCQPTEFISRHNTEGIFTFIDHRCVATVGYQPQELLGKDIVDFCHPEDQQLLRDSFQQVVKLKGQVLSVMFRFRSKNREWLWMRTSSFTFQNPYSDEIEYIICTNTNVKNSSQESRPALANSMPRPQLGQSVSLPLDMGTAPLPSRQQQPPQAELEVGPGRESLAGYEHSQVPVQPVSAAGPEHSKPLEKAESLFSQERDPRFGDIFPGISTDQSKASTMPANPPLFAQGNTFTAARPTENFRSSSMVPPVNIIQQQSSPAGRILSQISRHSTPAQVSGTTWAPGTRPVFTPQQVASQTVKTRPPSFGMGTFQGTPSSFSSMAAPGSTASPTTVPYPALASRGTGFTAEAAQTPAPFQPRAADAVGMWPQWQGQHHGPGSGEQHVQQPQPSQPEVFPDMLTMLGDQGPNYNNEEFPELNIFPSFSE, from the exons ATGGCCGCCACCGCCGCCAGCGCGG AGATGGCCTCCGATGTTTCCTCGCTGGGTGCAGCCGTGGGCTCCGGGAGCTCGGGGTCGGGAGCTCAGGCTGGAGGAGCCGCTGCTCAGAGGCCCAGCAAGAGACGGCCCgg gctCGATTTTGATGACGATGGAGAAGGGAACAGTAAATTCCTCAG ATGTGATGATGACCCAATGCCAAACGATAAAGAGAGATTTGCCAG GGAGAACCACAGCGAGATCGAGCGCAGGAGGAGGAACAAGATGACCGCCTACATCACGGAGCTGTCGGACATGGTGCCCACGTGCAGCGCCCTGGCCCGCAAGCCGGACAAGCTGACCATCCTGCGCATGGCCGTGTCCCACATGAAATCCCTGCGTGGCACTGGCAACACCTCCACAGATGGCACCTACAAACCCTCCTTCCTCACCGACCAG gAGCTCAAACACCTGATCCTGGAGGCAGCTGATGGCTTCCTGTTCATCGTGTCGTGCGAGACGGGCCGCGTGGTCTACGTGTCGGACTCGGTGACGCCGGTGCTGAACCAGCCCCAGTCCGAGTGGTTTGGCAGCACCTTGTACGAGCAGGTGCACCCCGACGACGTGGGCAagctgagggagcagctctccACCTCTGAGAACGCCCTCACAG GTCGTATTCTCGATTTGAAGACGGGGACTGTGAAGAAGGAAGGGCAGCAGTCCATGAGGATGTGCATGGGCTCCCGGAGATCTTTCATCTGCCGAATGAG GTGTGGCAACAGCTCTGTGGATCCAGTTGCTGTCAATCGTCTCAGCTTCATGAGGAATCGCTGCAG GAATGGTTTAGGTGCAGCCAAGGATGGAGAACCTCACTACGTCGTTGTACACTGCACGGGCTACATCAAAGCCTGGCCCCCAGCAG GTGTTTCCTTGCCTGACGATGACCCCGACGCTGGCCAGGGCAGCAAGTTCTGCCTCGTGGCCATTGGCAGGCTCCAG GTGACCAGCTCCCCCAACTGCACAGACATGAACAATGTGTGCCAGCCCACAGAGTTCATCTCCCGACACAACACCGAAGGAATTTTCACCTTCATCGACCACCGGTGCGTGGCCACCGTGGGTTACCAGCCCCAG GAACTTTTGGGGAAAGACATTGTGGATTTCTGCCATCCAGAAGACCAGCAGCTTTTACGGGACAGTTTTCAGCAG gTGGTGAAGTTAAAAGGTCAGGTTCTGTCAGTCATGTTCCGCTTCCGATCCAAAAACCGGGAATGGCTGTGGATGAGAACCAGCTCCTTCACCTTCCAGAACCCCTACTCGGATGAGATCGAATACATCATCTGCACCAACACCAACGTCAA GAACTCGAGCCAAGAGTCCCGGCCTGCCCTGGCAAACTCCATGCCAAGGcctcagctggggcagagcGTCAGCCTTCCCCTGGACATGGGCACGGCCCCACTGCCCTCAAG GCAGCAGCAACcaccccaggcagagctggaagtgGGCCCAGGAAGGGAGAGCTTGGCTGGCTACGAGCACTCACAG GTGCCCGTCCAGCCCGTGAGCGCTGCCGGCCCCGAGCACAGCAAGCCCCTGGAGAAGGCTGAGAGCCTCTTCAGCCAGGAGCGGGACCCACGCTTCGGGGACATCTTCCCTGGCATCAGCACAG ACCAGAGCAAAGCCAGCACCATGCCAGCCAACCCTCCCCTCTTCGCCCAGGGAAACACCTTCACTGCTGCACGGCCCACTGAGAACTTCAG gagcagcagcatggtCCCTCCAGTGAACATCATCCAGCAGCAGTCCTCCCCCGCCGGCCGGATCTTATCCCAGATTTCCCGGCACTCCACGCCAGCTCAGGTCAGCGGGACCACCTGGGCTCCAGGGACACGGCCGGTGTTCACACCCCAG CAAGTGGCATCGCAGACAGTGAAGACCCGGCCGCCTTCCTTCGGCATGGGGACATTCCAGGGCACGCCGTCCTCCTTCAGCTCCATGGCAGCGCCGGGATCCACGGCTTCTCCCACCACGGTGCCGTACCCGGCCCTGGCCAGCCGTGGCACAGGCTTCA CCGCGGAGGCAGCGCAGACCCCGGCCCCGTTCCAGCCCCGCGCCGCCGACGCCGTGGGGATGTGGCCACAgtggcagggacagcaccacGGGCCAGGATCCGGGGAGCAGCAcgtgcagcagccccagcccagccagcctgAGGTCTTCCCA GACATGCTGACCATGTTGGGGGACCAAGGGCCCAACTACAACAATGAAGAATTCCCAGAGTTGAATATATTCCCTTCTTTCTCCGAATAA